TTTTGCTTTCAAGGCAGTGGTTCGTCCACGACGCAACTATCCTCCTAATTTTTCCAACACACATCATATCACTTATATCTATTACTAccattattcatttattttctcaaaaattattatagtcaTTTTCTAccctaatttttaatttatttttttaatcataattATCCTCTATTTAGACAATCTTATTTTATCTGGGTGTAATAAAGGTCAAAAATCTTCTTAAAAATGTGTTTCTAAAGATCGAACTTTCGACTTCAGAATTTAAATAGACACTTTTAAGTTAACAACTTCCATCAAGTTTTTAAATCAAACTGGTTTAAACGCACGTGtgattaaaaatttgaaatgtaaaataatcaaataacaAACTGCATATCAGAAAGCTCCAAGCCAATTCCACTCACTATGAAGACGGAAAACTTTACTACTCTTGGATTAGCTGCTCCTAACTCATTGCTTATTCTGAGATTGGCTCCTTGAATGAGTCCTAACAAAAATTGCAAAACCGAGTTCAAATAATTCATACAAATGGAAATAGAATCCAATATCCCATCCCATAGCTCATCCATGGTCTTGGCTGCACCTTCCATGTCCAAATTGTTCTTCCTCAAACAAAGAGTGTGCTTGCTCCCACACTTGAAGCCAAGAGATTTTGCATCACAAAATGCGTGTGACAGTTACCGTAAACATAAGCTATATAACAGTCACGTTCACAGAGGCTACAGAGCATTATGCCATATTGCCATTTGAAAAAAAAGAGACATTAAAACAGACCCTAAATTTGATTAGGTACCAACGAGCACAATGTTTGAAACACATCAAATTATAACAAATGAAATCTTAATGCTAACAAAGACTCAATTGaaaaattatcaaatcattcactcaattgaaaaaaaaaaaaaaaaaacttcatgaTCCAAACAAAGACTTCATGAACCAATGGGTTTCTTTGTTCGAATAAGTTACTTCTATGACAAGTGTACTACTGACAGAGGCGTCAGTGTGGCAAATGATTTTTCAGATACCACCAGACCAAGAGTGCATCATATGATGTGGTGGTATGCTAAGTTAAACATagttgagaggaaaagaaaCAGCTCTAGTTTGTAGTCATCTCATTTTAAATTCATAACTGAAGCAAGTAAAAGCGAAAGATCTTAAAACAAGAAACCTTGAAGCAAAAATAACCAAAACTAAGCAGTAGATCTAGTAATGTCAATAGTCCATTGCAAAGTTTCCACCAACATATCTTAAGCAAGCAACAACAATCTCCCTCCTCAACTTCGGTTAACAAGTGGCTAAGCCCATTTGTGAGTGCAGATGCTGAGAGCAAAGATGCCTTTAGTATGTTGAGACACTGCACAACAACAATGCAAAATGAGCAATGGATTAAAATCAAACTAAAAGAAGGCAATAAGTTTTACACTTCATTACCTCCTTGATGCCAATGGTAACGTCTTTTTCGTATAGGTCACTGGGATTAGTTTTTAAATCGCGAAGCAAATGTATGGCTGAAACCGGAGAAATAGGTGTTATAATCAAGTCATCCGTAGCCATGTACATTGCTGGTCCCTCCACAAAACCTTTACCACCACTTTCCGTGAGAGGATcctttcaaaatcaaaatccatCTTCAGAAAATTTCTGCTTTCAGCATCACCACCCCTATAGTCAGTtataataaaattatgaaactCATAAAAACCATATGTTTTCATATAATGCACATAATATCCTAAATCATTGGACTCATGAATTGGCAGTATCTTGTTTCTTAGTCTGAGATTCGGTCCAAGGCGAGGGTCAACAAGCCTGTGCTTTACTTCTCTTGACTTGAAACATTTGTCATCTAAATCAGCTATGGTCCTGTACAATCCATCAATGCTGCCCAAAGAACAATTTCCTCCAAGCATACGTACTACACCACCCAAAGGGAAGGTGAGACCTTGTAACGCGTATTTTTTAGATTTGATGCATCGAATGTGATTTTAATTGAAAACCTAACGGTTAACACGTCATTCGTTATCTTCTCCTCCCCgtaaaccaaaaataaaaaatcagaaattaaaaaccaaaaGCAAAAATAAACACTCCTAATTTATCTTCTACATCCTCCATATCATGAGAGGTTTCATGAATCAACAATCTCAAAAACCTTAAGCTATTGGGTCACATGTGAGTGATTTTATATTATGCTTACACGTCTACTCACCCATGAGTACACTTGAGCTTGAAGCGTAGACGATGCACAAACTCACCTACCATGTACTgtaatttaactttttattgaaataatttaGGGCAAATCACAGAGACTCTAATATCATGTCATGAACTAATGTGTGACATCTCTAAAACCACACTTgcaaacagaaaaacaaaccCTTAAGGCAAATTCATTTTCCATTTCTTTCCAGTTTACAGcgatatttttgttttatatacCCAACTACTAAGCCAGGTTTAGGTTTCCACCTGTCTGTGTTGCTGCGATGTCGACCTCCACATCATTAATCATTAGCACACAGCGAACCTTCAAAGCATCCTGTTGTTATTCATGACCATCACTATTTTCTATATTAAGACAAGTTTAAGTtgctaattttaatttcatttgcGAGTGGTTGATGGATATTTTCCCACCACCTTCCTTTTATTTCTAGTGGACATTACATCTTACATAATGTTGTTGATTTGGTTTTCAcccccttttctttctttctttctttctttctttctttcttttttttcttttaatgctTGATGTTTTTCTAGTGACTTATTACGCGCATAAAAGGGAGAAAGGTTTCATGGTCCAACATATAATCTGGTTACACCTTTTAAAAGCACTTCTCATTTCTTGATAACTAAGAAAAATTGCACGCCCGTTAACAATCTACTCTGTGCATGTTCTAATACATGGTAGAAAATCCTAGCGGACCAAAACAATGGTAGATAGAAATAAATGATTTTGCTAGTAGTGAAGCTTTCTactgtgtatccaaacatgcactatagTCACAAAGTCACAAAGAGGTATCCAATGATAAAATTCTACTGGGAATGCAAACTTCTATACATTACATTTATCCTCTAACCTCTATGAATGCATTTTCTCACACATAAGGAAAACCAATGTAAGATTTTCATCAAATGTTAGTTTTTTATCAATTgtagatagttttgcaaacATGCACTTGGAAGGATTTGGATACCTTATGAATTTTTTGATTCCACCTTCAATTTCCCCTGTGTTGCCACCTATGAGATACACACATGATGCAGATTTGGAAGAGGATATGCATGGCAATTGGCAAGTAAAGAAACAAGGGCGATAAAGAATCAGAGGGGTCTACATACCCCGAACGAGAAAGCTCCCTAAAAATAAAGGTGTGATCTCATATTCTCATTTGTTAAAAGTCATATGGTGGGGACAGAAATCCATCACACACCAGCCAATAAACTTCTGTTTCAAACTCCCCATTCATACCTACCACAAATCGGATTCATTCACTAAACAAGAATTTCACTTTAATCCCCTTTGAGCAGAGCTATACAAAGGCATAAGGTATATTCATTCACCAACTAAGATGTCAAAACTAGATCTATGCATCATTGAATCCTTGAGGTATATACAATCCAGATTCAGCCTCAATACTTGCTACCACTTCTTTTCTTCAACACTGACTTGAGACACATCAAGCAAACAATCAAGAATCCAAAAGCTGCAACACCTCCCACTGCAATAGCCACTGTCCTGGAAGTGTGTTGATGCCCGCCTAATCCAATCAAAACACAAAATTCAGTCAATTCTGAAGCAAAAATCAATCTTCAAGAaaagcttatgtgagtagcttcgGGTGTCAGAATTGATTACAAAGATGCAATTATATGCTACAATAAACAAACAACCACTAACCACAGGTCCAAATCTTCCTAAAAGAAAAGACCCACCTACCCAGATCCAACAAATCCCTTCCCCAACCCCACTTCACAAATCCCTAATGGCATTTGGCCCAATATTTAAATCAACCAGACAAAAAACAACTTCTATACCATACTTCACATAACAAGCATGCTTCAATCAACTTCTTTTTActcggaatcaattctagaatCAAAAGCTACTCGCACAAGCTTCTACATAGAATCGATTACGATTAAGACTTTCGAATCGAATCTAGAATGATTCCAAAGCATCTTCTCAACCATTAAAAAGTAACATCAATAATTGACTTTCCCCCTTTTTCTTAAGATATCTGGGGATGAAAGAATTCtgattgcatgtttggaaactctcatataattgattctgaaactaaAATCAAATTTGGAAAGTAGCTTAATTGATTCCAATAAAAGGGAAAGTGATTCAAACATGGTATATCTTCTAATAATCAAAGGCTGAGAAGGAAAACATGTGCAAACAAGGCAAATTGATAATTATTAACCTCCATTGCTACCTGGAGAAGAAGATGCGATGGTGGGAACTCCATTAGGGTAAAAGCTATAACTGATATAGCAGCTATACAGATAAACCTGTGCAGAAATCGAATCACCACACTGAGCTTTAGCAACATCCTCAGCACTCTTCACACAAGCAACACAATCATCACTTCCCAAATTCCCCTCACATTGCCCTAGCACATACAGAGACTGATAACTCCCCGTGTAGAACAAACCCCCACCGATCTTCAACCCATTCTCCACCATCACAAACGCCGCATCCCTCCTAGCCTCAAACCCGCCGCCGTCAACCACCTTCCTGGAGCCACACACCTTGTACAGCAGCTGATCCTGCGACACCTGCTTGAACCCGACATCCTCGTACCTGAGATAACACCCGCTGAGCTGAACCCGCGCCGCCGCCACGTCACCGCCACCGCAGAGTCGGCCGAGCGAGTTGGAAATCTCGCTGACGCAGGAGTGGCAGTCGGAGTTTGACAGGTCACCCCTGCATTGGTACGCGCCGGAGACAGCGTTCCCGGCGGTTATGGCGGCGAAACCCTTTTGCCCTGACTCGGCGACCAGAGAAGATAGCAGCGTTTTGAGATTGTCGGAGTTCCCATCTTGAAGCTTCTGCTGTGAACAACCCTTGTAGACCAGGGTGGTGTAATCAGCAGCTGAGGTTGGTGCGGTGGTAGGACCAAGAACGATGAGCATGAAGAGAAAGGGCTTCAGAAATTGGAGAGTGAAGCGTTTTGTTCTGAGTATTCCCATTTTGGAGATTGTTGGAAAAGAAAGCAAagcttttctctgttttttaatatttttctctcTGATTTCTAGAAGGCTATTCAGGGTTGTTTTTGGTGTTTGTTTTCGGTTTTATATGCAACCTACCTGTCACTTGTCACATTGCTTTCTTGTGTTGAAATTTCGGACGGGTTCAGCT
This is a stretch of genomic DNA from Lotus japonicus ecotype B-129 chromosome 1, LjGifu_v1.2. It encodes these proteins:
- the LOC130730495 gene encoding plasmodesmata-located protein 1-like — protein: MGILRTKRFTLQFLKPFLFMLIVLGPTTAPTSAADYTTLVYKGCSQQKLQDGNSDNLKTLLSSLVAESGQKGFAAITAGNAVSGAYQCRGDLSNSDCHSCVSEISNSLGRLCGGGDVAAARVQLSGCYLRYEDVGFKQVSQDQLLYKVCGSRKVVDGGGFEARRDAAFVMVENGLKIGGGLFYTGSYQSLYVLGQCEGNLGSDDCVACVKSAEDVAKAQCGDSISAQVYLYSCYISYSFYPNGVPTIASSSPGGHQHTSRTVAIAVGGVAAFGFLIVCLMCLKSVLKKRSGSKY